CATCCTCTACACCGCCCGCTCCCAGGAGTCCTCGCGCCAGCTCGCCAGCGGCATCGAGTCCATCCGCGACGCCTTCGTGAACGTGCTGGGGCGCGACTGGCCCGGGACGACGGAGGTGCGCGTGGGCATGGGGCGCGAGGAGTTCGAGGCGCTCGCGCTGCCCGGGGGCGAGCCACCGGGTTGGGCCGTGGCGCTCGCCTACCCCGCCCACCGCATCATCCTGCTCAACGCGCAGACGCTCGCGGGCCCCGAGGGGCAGGTGACGCTGCGGCACGAACTGGCGCACGTGGCGCTCGGGCAGCTCGCGCCGCGCTGGCCGCGCTGGTTCCAGGAGGGGCTCGCCCAGCACCTCACCGGGGAGAACCTGTCCATGACGCACTACGCGGCCCTCTTCAGCGCGGTGGCGCAGGAGAAGGTGTTCCGCTTCGAGCACCTGGCCGAGGAGTGGCCGGATCTCCCCACGGACGTGGAGATCGCCTACGCGCAGAGCGCGGCCTTCGTGGCGTGGCTCTCGGCGCACTACGGCCCCGAGGGCATGGGCCGGCTGGTGGACGAGGTCGCCACGGGGCAGCCCTTCGAGCAGGCCTTCGGCAAGGCCTTCCACACCTCGCTGTGGGTGGAGGAGCAGGCCTGGCGCGAGGGACTGGCGGCCCGCTACGGCTGGCTCCCGCTCACCACGAGCACCTCCCTGCTGTGGTTGCTCATCATCGTGCTCGGCGCGGCGGCGTACCTGAGGCTGCGCGCCATCAAGGAGCAGCGGCTCGTCGAGATGGACGCGCGCGAGGCCGCCGAGGAAGCCGCCATGCGCGAGGCGCTCGAGGCGGAGCTCGCCCAGCAGCGCGCCGCCCTGGTGCCCCCGGACCTGGCGTCCGCCCCGGCGGCGCCCGAGACGTTGGAAATCCCCGAGTGGTACGAGTCGGCGCCCGGCACGGAGCGCGACGAGGACGAGGACACGCTGCCCCGTCCGGCGAAGCCCACCGTGCACTGAGTTCCCCTCCCCCCGGGAAGAATCTACAGCGCCGGGCGCGTCAGCATCCCGGTGCGTTGCGCCAAGTGGCTGAATTCATTGTCCATTGGCCGCGCGAAGCCGTTGGCCAGCGCCTTGCTAAAGCCCCGTGCATCAGTGGGGAGGAGAGGCGTCATGGCGGAGCACGCACGGCGAAGGGCAGGGGTGGCGAGGGTGTTCGTGGGGCAGCCCGAGCGGCTCGCGGCGGCATGGCGCCGGATGCGCTTCGCGGAGGCCCGCAAGGACGGCTCTCCTCCCTGCAACCAATTGGAGAGCGTGGTGGAGCCCTTCATCCGCGAGGTGGGCCGCACGCTGGAGGGTGTGGAGGGCAGCGCCTGGAGCCGGACGCGCGCGGTGCTGCGGCTGTCGTCCCGGCGCGGCTCGCGGGTACTGAATGACGAGTTCACGGCGCTGCGCCGCTGCATGCTGGACGCGGTGGAGACGCTCGGCGGAGGGGACGCGGAGCGCGCGGTGGTGAACCAGGCGCTGGACGAGGCGGTCAGCTCGACGGAGGAGTTGGTGGAGCACCTGGCCAATCCGTTCGCGCCCAAGCCGCGGGTGCCCTTCGCGGGGCTCGTCGTGCAGTGCTTCGAGAAGCCCGCCCGGGCGCGCGAGAAGACGCACTCCGGGGAGAAGCACGCGCCGGCGCATTGAGATTTTTCGAGGGTTGGTCGACCCGTCCGGCTTGACGCCTCCCCCGCTTGGGGGCGGTGTCCGGGGCCGGCGGTTGAAGGGGGCTGCGCTGACGGGCCATGGGGGGCCCGAGGCGCTCACGGGGCGCGTTCCCGTACGGGGGTTCGGAGAACGCGCACGGTATGGCCGCTGAAAGCCGCGTGGGCGGGGGTCCACGCGAGCCTTTCTGACGGCCGGGCGGGTCGACACTTTTTCCGGGCGGGCGCGTACGTCAGTGCGCGTCCGCCCACGTGTTTCCAGCCCCCACTTCCACCTTGAGCGGCACCTTGAGCGTCATCACCGCGCCCATGCACCGGCGCGACAGCTCCTTCACGGCCTCCACCTCGTCGTCGGGCGCCTCGAAGAGCAGTTCGTCGTGCACCTGCAGCAGCATCCGCGTGCGCAGCTTCTCGCGCGCCAGCGCCGCGTCCACCTCCAGCATCGCCTTCTTCATGAGATCGGCCGCCGTGCCCTGAATCGGCATGTTGATGGCGGCGCGCTCCGCGGCCTGCACCACCTGGCGGTTCTTCGCGCTCAAATCCCCCATGGGTCGGCGCCGTCCGAAGAGCGTCTCCACGTAGCCCCGCTCGCGCGCCACCCGCACCGTCTCGTCCAGGTAGCGCTTGATGCCGGCGTAGCGCGTGAAGTAGCGCTCGATGATGTCGCGCGCCTCCTCCTCGGGGATGTTCAGGCGCGTGGACAGGCCGTAGGGCGACAGGCCGTAGGCGATGCCGAAGTTGACCATCTTCGCCACCCGGCGCTGATCCTTCGTCACCTCCTTCTGCGGTACGCCGAAGACCTCCGCCGCGGTGCGGCTGTGGATGTCCTCGTCCCGGGCGAAGGCGTCCAGCAACACCTCGTCCTCGGCGATGTGCGCGAGCAGCCGCAGTTCGATCTGGCTGTAGTCCGCGGAGACGAGCTGGTGGCCCTCGTCGGCGATGAAGGCGCGGCGGATCTCCATGCCCAGCTCGGTGCGGATGGGGATGTTCTGCAGGTTCGGATCCGACGAGGACAGGCGCCCCGTCGCCGTGGCCGCCTGGTGGAAGGTGGTGTGCAGGCGCCCGTCCTTCGTCACCAGCTCCGGCAGCGTGTCCAGGTAGGTGCTCTTGAGCTTGGACAGCGAGCGGTACTCGATGATGGCGCGCGGCAGCGCGTGCTTCTCGGCGAGCTTCTCCAGCACCTCCTGGTCCGTGGACGGGCCCGTCTTGCCGCGCTTGAGCACCGGCAACTCCAGCTTCTTGTAGAGCACCTCCGCGAGCTGGGGGTTGGAGCCCACGTTGAACTCGGTGCCCGCGAGCTGGTGGATCTCCTTCACCTTGGCGTCGCACTCGGCGCCCACCTTCTCGGAGATCTTCCGCAGCGTCGCCACGTCCACCTTCACGCCCCGTGCCTCCATGCGCGCGAGGATGGGCACGAGCGGCACCTCCAGCTCCTTGGCGAGCCGGTTGAGGCCCAGGGGCTCCAGCTCCTCCTGGAGTCCGGGCACGAGCCGCCGCGCCACGTCCGCGCGCACCGCGTACGCCACCGCCACCTCTCCGGGAGAGAACTCCTTCAGGGGTCGCGGCTTGCGCCCGCCCGTGGAGGGCAGCGCGGGCAGGTCCACCTGCATCCGCTCGCGGGCGAGGAACTCCAGGGTGTGATCCCTCCGCGACGCATCCAGCAGGTAGCTGAGCAGCTCGACGTCCTCCTCCCCTCCCCTGAGCTGGATGCCCTCGCGCGCGAGCAGGAGCCACAGCGCCTTGAGATCATGCCCGCCCTTCTTCACCCCCTCGTCCTCCAGCACGCCCGCGAGCGCGCGCTTGAAGTCCGCGGGCTTCACCTGCTCCACGCCCAGCCCCTCGTGGTGCAGCGGCACGTAGCGCGTGGTGCCGTCCGGCAGCGCCACCCCGAGCCCCACCAGCGTGGCGGACAGGGGCAGGCCCTCGTAGGCGGGAAAGAGCGTCACCCGCCCCGCCTGGCGGATGGCCGCGGCGAGCGCCTCGAGCGCCTCCTTCGTGGTGACCTGCTCCGTCTGTGTCTCGAGCTTCGTGGGCTCGCGCGCGGGCAGCTCCTTGAGCAGCGCGGAGAACTCCAGCTCGGTGAAGAGCGGGCGCAGGAGCTCCTCGCGCAGGGGCTGGCGCACGAGCTGGGAGATGCTCACGTCCAGCTTCAGGTCCGTGCGGAAAGTCACCAGGTCGCGCGCGAGCAGCAGGCTGTCGCGGTGCGCCTCCAGGGCCGCGCGCATCTTCGGCTTCTTCACCTCGGTGAGCCGCGAGAGCAGCGCGTCCACGCCCCCGAACTGGGTGAGCAGCTCCACCGCGCTCTTGGGGCCGATGCCCGGCACCTTGGGCACGTTGTCGATGGCGTCCCCGATGAGCGCCAGGTAGTCGCGCATCTGCGCGGGCTCGATGCCCAGGCGCTCCTTCACCTCGGAGGGAGTGGTGTAGCGCTCGTTCTGCGGATCATAGAGGTGCACGCGCTCGGAGACGATCTGCACGAAGTCCTTGTCCCCGGTGACGACGAGCACGTCGAAGCCCTCGGCGACGGCGCGCTGGGCCAGGGTGCCGATGACGTCGTCCGCCTCCCAGCCCGCCACCTCGAGGATGGGCAGCGCGAGCCCCTCCACCACGCGGCGGATGTAGGGGAACTGCTGGGACAGGTCCTCCGGCGTCTCCTTGCGGTTGGCCTTGTAGTTGGGATCGATCTTCTGGCGCTCGGCGCGGCTCTCCTTGTCGAAGGCGAGCGCCACGTGAGAAGGCTCGAGCTCCCGGAGCGCCTTGAGCACCTGGCGGGTGAAGCCCAGGGTGGCGTTGGTGGGAATCCCCTGGCGGGTCGTCAGGGGAGGAATGGCGTGATAGGCGCGGAAGATGAAGCTGGAGGCGTCGATCAGGACGAGGCGGGGTGCGCCATTCGAGGGAGGGGGGACCATGGGCCCGGCCTTAACCGAGCCCACGCCCCTCTGTCCACGTTGGTAGGAAGCTCAGACGCTACCCGTCAACATCCGATCTGCTTTTTCTGCTCGGCGACCTTCTCCGCCATGCCGTCCTTGGGCACGGCGTATTCCAGGACGAGGTCCAGGTCCTGGCACGACTCGGCGGACTTGAAGGCCTTGAGGGCACGCGTGGAGCAGCGGGTCACGTCCGAGTTGAGGTCCGTGTTGCCCTGGTAGAAGCTGAAGCCCAGCTTCCAGATGCGGCAGGCCCGGCGCCCGTCTCCGCGCTCGTCCCAGTACTTGCCACGGGTGATGGCCTTGGCGGCCATGTCCTGCTGGATGTTGCGGCGGTAGAAGGACGGACGCGACTCGAACAGGGTGTCCATCAGCCGCTTGTCCACGTCCAGCGCTTCCTGGAGCGCCTCGGCGGCCTTCTCCACGTCCTCGCTCTGCAGGTGGCCCTGGCCGATCTTGAAGAGCTGGTCCACGTTGTTCACGTCCGCGATCATCCGGTCCGCGTCCGCGTGGTACTGGGCCATCTCGTAGTTGTTGCGCAGCCGCTGCAGCGTGGCGACGGCCTCGTTGCCGCGTCCACCCCAGTAGTCCAGCATCGCCTCGTTCATGAACTTGTTGGGGAAGCGCTGCTTGAAGGCCTCCTCCACCACCTTGCGGGGATTGGGCGCCGCGTCGTCATCCATGAAGATGTCCGACACGGGGCAGTGCCAGGGCTCGGCGTTGGGATCCAACTTCTGCCGGGCGTTGAGGAAGTCCACGTAGAGCTTGTTCTTCGGCCGCCACTCGGTGCGGCCCAGGCGCCGGCGCGAGTCGAGCACGAGGGTGAAGCCGATGGGCGGCTCCAGCTCCTCGCGCGACATCTTCTGGCAGGCGAAGCCCATGTAGCGCTCGCACCGGGGCACCGCCGCGCTCCACTGCGCGTCACGCACGTAGCGCTTGCAGTCGTCCTCGGAGCGCTTCATCACCTGGAGCACCGCCTCCTGCACCTTGGGCTTGGCCCGGCGGAAGTAGGTGCTCTCCTTGGGAATCTTCTTGAAGAGATCCAGCGCCTCCTCTTCCTTGCCGCGCAGCAGCGCCTTGTTGCCCTGGGCGAACTGCTCCGAGGCATCCTTCTCCAGCGTGATGCGCTTCATGAGGGAGACGGCCTCGGAGTTGATGGGGTCGATGTTCAGCACCTTCGAACAGGCCGTCTGCGCCTTGCCCCAATCCGGCTCGCCGCCCATCTCCATGGAGGAGTAGGAACGGCACTGGCTGAGCAACTCCTGGATCTGCTCGGTGGGATCCACGGCGGGCTCCCCCCGGGAGGCCACGGCCCCCGAGACACTCTCCTCCGAGCCCCCCGTGGTGCTCTTGATGATTCCCGCCACCAGCAGCACGCCCACCACGCTGGCGGCCACGACGAGCAACCGCTTGCGCGAGGCCGCCGCGGGCGCCACCTCCGAGCCCGCCGCGTCGGTGCGTGAGGCGCGGCCCTTCCTGGCCGGCGCGGAGCCGGTGCGCTCGACCACCACCTCCACCATGCCGAAGGTGATGACGTCACCGGGTTGCAGGTCCAGGGGCTCCTGGGGGGCCACCCGCTCGCCATTGAGCAGCGTGCCGTTGGCACTGCCCAGGTCGCGCAGCACCGGACCGTCCGGGCCGAGCTCCACCTCGGCGTGCCGGCGGCTCACCGAGTCGTCGTCGAGCAGCACCGTGGCGGGTGCCTGCCGGCCCACGACGAGCTTGCCCTGGAGCGGGTACTTCTGGTTGGCCCAGGGGCCGGTGAGGCCCTTGAGCACGAACCCGCCCTCGTCCTCCTTCTCCCCGTCCGCGTGGTCCTCCGGGGGAGGCGCCACGGCGGACGCGGGCCGTTTGGCGAGCGCCGAGGGAGGCCGCTTTCCGGCGGGGATCGACCGGGTGGGCGCCGGCCTCGCGCCTCCGGGGGCCGCGCCGGCCTCGCCCGCGGGCCTGGCGCTCCGGCGCACCCCGGCGGGCCGGGCGGGCGCCTTGAGCCGCAGGGCGTAGTCGCCCAGCACCACCTCCGACGTGGGCGTGAGGGCCGTGGCGCCGGTGATGCGCTGGCCATCCACGAAGGTGCCATTGGCGCTGCCCACGTCCTCCACCATCACCGTGCCGTCTTCCTCGAAGAAGCGGGCGTGGCGGCGCGACACACCGCCCTCGGCGAGGGTCAGATCGTTGGTGCCTTCCTGGCGGCCGACCCTCAGCTCGCCAGACAATTCCTGTTCGCTCTCGCTGCCGTCGGGATGACGGATGACCAGGGTGGGCATGACGGGGTCAGTCCTCGCGGAAGATGCTCATGTTGACGGGGATGCCCTTGCGCTGCAGGTCATCGTAGAACTTGGGCACGAAGCCGCTCGCCACGTACCGGCCGCGCACCTTGCCCTCGTCCGTGAAGCCTTCCTGCTTGTAATAGAAGATGTCCTGGAGGGTGACGATGTCCACCTCCATGCCGGCGATCTCCGTGATGAAGCAGATCTTGCGCGTGCCGTCGGAGAAGCGCGTCTGCTGCACGATGAGGTGCACGGCGCTCGCGATCTGCTCGCGGATGGCCTTCACCGGCAGCTCCATGCCGCTCATGAGCACCATCGTCTCCAGCCGGGCGATGGCGTCGCGTGGCGTGTTGGCGTGCAGCGTGGTGAGCGAGCCGTCGTGGCCCGTGTTCATCGCCTGGAGCATGTCCAGCGTCTCGCCCGCGCGGCACTCGCCCACCACGATGCGGTCGGGCCGCATGCGCAGGCAGTTCTTCACCAGATCGCGGATGGTGATGGCGCCCTTGCCTTCCAGGTTGGGCGGACGGCTCTCCAGTTGCACCCAGTGATCCTGCGGCAGTTGCAGCTCGGCGGCGTCCTCCACCGTGACGATGCGCTCGTCCTCGGGGATGAAGGAGCTGATGATGTTGAGCGTCGTCGTCTTGCCCGAGCCCGTGCCACCGGAGATGACGATGTTCTTGCGCGCCTTGACGCACATCTCCAGGAACTCGGCCATCTGCGCCGTGACGGTCTTGAACTTGATGAGATCCTGGATCTTCAGCGAGTCCTTCTTGAACTTGCGGATGGTGATGCAGGGGCCCTTGAGCGCCAGCGGCGGGATGATGGCGTTGACGCGGCTGCCGTCCTTGAGGCGCGCGTCCACCAGGGGGCTGGACTCGTCGATGCGCCGGCCGATGGGCGCCACAATGCGCTCGATGACCCCGAGCACCGCCTGGTTCGAGCTGAACGTCTTCTCGCTCAGCACGAGCTTGCCCTTGCGCTCGATGTAGATCTGGTTGGCGTGGTTGACCATGATCTCGCTGATCTCATCCGACGCGAGGAACGCCTCGAGGGGCCCCAGGCCCAGCGCCTCGTTGATGACGTCGGTGAGCAGCTCCTCGCGGTCCACCTCGGGCGGCAGCTCTCCGTCCGCCTCCATCTGATCGATGATGTCGCTGATGGCCTTCTCGGTGCGCCGCCACAGCTCGTCGTCCCCGAGCCGGTCCATGTCCATGCGGCGCAGGTCGAGGTACTCGATGAGCCGGTCGTGGATCTCCTTCTGCAGCCGGGTGTAGGCCTCCACCCGGGGATCCACCCGCTTCCTGTTCTTGGCGAGCGCCGAGGCGAGCGAGGCGGGCATGCGCGCGTTGGCTTCCGGCGCGGGAGCTTCCTCCTCGTAGGGCTCCTCCTCCTCGACGGGCTCCTCGTCGTAGTACTCCTCCTCGGGAGGCGCCGTGCGCGTCTGGGAGGCCTCCTCCTCGAGCGCCTCCACGTTGAGGATGTAGTCGCCGATGGAGATCTGATCGGTCGGCTTGACCACCTGCGGCCCGGCGATCTTCTTGCCGTTCACGAAGGTGCCGTTGGTGGACTTCATGTCCACGACGATGAACTTGCCGTCCTTGGCGATGATCTTCGAGTGGTACTTGGAGACATTGCCCTTGGCGAGGCGGATGTCGTTGCCATCCAGGCGACCGATGGTGATCTCGTTCTTCTCGAACTCGATCTGCTCGGTGCCGCCACCCTTCTCCTCGAGCGTAATCAGAAACATGGGCGCGGATGCTACCAAGCGACCCCGGGCAGCACCAAGGGGACATGACGCGCCACCACGCGCCCGCCCGCCCCCCTGAACGCGACGAGGCCGGCCTCCCCTCCCTCGCGGAGGATGGAGACCGGCCTCGGGCCGCCCGGACAGCGGGCGGGGAGCCTCGACGGGCAGCTCAGTCGAAGATGTTGAAGGAGACCTCGGAGCGCGCCTGCTTGTAGCGGCTCTTCACGTCCTCGATGAGGGTGTGGATCTTGTCCGAGTCGGGCGTGACGATGCGCGGGGTCACGAAGATGACGAGCTCGCGCTTGGTGGAGTCGAACGCGCGGTTCTTGAAGATCTCCCCGATGATGGGGATGTGGCCCAGGCCCGGCAGCTTGCTGACGGCCTTCTGCTCGTCGTGGCTGAACACGCCGGACAGGACGATCGTCTCGCCGTGGCGCACGGTGACGTTCGTCTTCACCTTGCGGGTGCGGAAGCCGGGGATGGCCGCCGAGCCACCGATGGAGACGGCCACCGAGGTGTCCAGCTCGCTCGCCTCGGCCTCGATCTCCGTCTGGATGTTGCCGTTGCTGTCCGCGGTGGGGCGCAGGTTGAGGATGACGCCGTAGGGCTTGTACTCCACGGAGAACTGGTTCTGGGTGATGAGGGGGATGGGCACCTCGCCGCCCGCGAGGAACTCGGCCTTCTCGCCGCTGGCGCACACCAGCTTGGGCTGGGCCAAGAGCCGGCCGTAGCCGTCATTGCCCTGGAAGCCCACGGCGAACTCCGCGCCGGCCGCCAGCGACGCCATGCCCGCGCCCGAACCGAAGCTGCCCGGGAAGAGCGACTGGTTGATGGTGGCCGTGGCGGACACGGTGCCGGCGATGTCCGTGGGGTACTTGATGCCGTAGCGATCGCGCGAGTTGCGGCGGATCTCCACGAACTGCACCTCGGAGATGATCATCTTCTTGATGCCCACCACGAGCAGGTTCTCCACCTTCTCGCCCAGCGCCTTCACGAGCAGCTCCGCCTTCTGCATCTCCTGCTGGCTCTCCACCGAGCCCTCCAGGAAGATGGTGGAGCCCTGGGGGTTGACCTGCACGTTGCGCAGGCCCGCCTTCTGGAAGGCGGCGGTGAGGTTCTGCGCCACGAGCTTCTTGGCGTTGGGCGCCACCTTCACGAAGCTCTTCACGTTCGGGTAGAGCGCCGCCACCTCCTCGATGCGCGCGGCGTCCGCGGACGTGTACGCCTGGCCGTCCAGGAAGATGCGATCCCCCACGATGCGGATGCTGACGCCCTCGATCTCCCCGAGCAGCTTCTTGATGTCGGAGCTGACCTCGTTGGGGTCCTGCTTGCGCACCGCGATGTTGTAGGTGACGCGCTGGCCGTTGCCCTTCCACACCAGCAGCGTCGTCTTGCCCTCGCCCTGTCCGAGCACGAGCACCTGGCCGGGACCGAGCGCCTTCACCTCGGCGACGCCCGGGTCTCCGATGGAGATGCGCGTCATGCCGGGGATGGAGAGCACCTTCTGGGCGCCGATGCCCAGGTTGATGAGCGAGCTGTCCTGGGCCTGCGCGCTCGCGGCGAGCAACACGGTCAACAGGACGCCGATCGCGGCGGCCTGGGTGAAGCGTCCAAGCATCGTGAGAGTTCCTTCGCGTCGCATCCGAGCTACCCCAATCTGTCGTGCTGCCACCACATGGCCCAGAAAGTCCCCAGCGCGATCGCCACGCCATACGGGATATGGCGTCGCGGCGCGTCCACCGCGCCCTCTTTCATCCAGCGCACCCGCACGGCCCAACGCCGCACCAGGTCGCCCAACGTCTCCCAGACGGCGCCGTGCCACAGCAGCGTCACCACCGCCTGCAAGGCTCCCACCAGGGAGATGAAGGCCGCCGCGGCCATCACCGCGGGAAAGCCCAACACCGCGCCCACGCCCGCCATCAACTTCACGTCCCCCCACCCCATGCGCCCGCGCACCGCCGCCGGCACCAACACCAGCGCCAGTCCCGCCCCGGATACCACCCCACTCACCAGCCCCGTCTCCAGCCCTCCCACTCCCTCGCTCGCCAGGCGCACGCCCAGGGCCACCACCATCAGGGGATAGGTGACGACGTCGAGGATCCGGCGGCGGAGCACGTCCGTCACCACGGAGATCACCAGCGCCATGCCCAGGACGATCCACAGCGCGATGTGAGAAGGCGTCATCGAAGGCGGGCCGCCTCCCCCGGGGGGATGGGAGGAGACGGCCAACTAAACCAGGGAGGACCGGCATCCGTCAATCAGGCAACGGCCCAACTTCCTGAAAAGACAGCGCTCCCGGTGATTCTCCGGGCCTGCTTCCAGTGCGGCTATTGGTAGGTGAGCCGGACGCGCTCGCTGCAGATGAAGTACTCGTCGCCGTCCTCGACCTTGCGGCGCTTGATGCGCTGCTTGTTGAACCAGGTGCCGTTGGACGAGCCCAGGTCCTCGATGAAGAAGTCGTCGCCCTCGCGGACGATGACGGCGTGCTCGCGCGACACCTTGCCGGAGTTGATGACCAGGTCGCAGTGCTTGCCGCGGCCGATCACGAAGCGCTCCTTGGTGATGCTCTGCGGCTCGGCGTTGTCCATGGACAGCAAGAGCCCGCCCACCGCCTGGTCCATGGGCTCGTCCTCGGGCGGCGCCTCGTCCTCGGGCAGCGGCTCGTCCTCGGGCAGCGGCTCGTCCTCGGGCAGGCCCAGATCCGAGTCGTGCTCGTCGGCCAGGGGCTCCTCGTCGAGCTCCTCGCGCGGCTCGTTGCTCTTGCCCTTGATGAGGCGCTCGAGCTCGGCGGCGGTCTCCAGCACGCGCTCGGCCACCTCGCGGCGGGCCGGATCATTGTCGAGGGTATTCGCCGAGGAGCGCTCCTCGAGCCGAGGGGCGGCCCGCTGCGGGGCGGGCGCCGGCAACGGCGTGTCCTCGCGGGGCGGAGGCGTCTTGGCGCCGCCTCCGCTCACCGGCTGCAACACGGGCGGAGCGGACCGGGCCGGGGCCGGGGCGGAGGGCCGCGCGGCGGCCGTGGCCGGGGCGGCGGAGGGAGCCTCGACGGGCGCCTCGGAGCGGCTCGGGCGCACCTCGAGGAAACCATTGAGACGCGCGAACATGAACAACGCTTGATTGATGAGCGCGTCGCGGTCCGAGCCCATCTGCTGGGCCATGTCTTCGTAGGTCTCCCACAGGTGGTCGGCGATGCCGACCTTGCGGGCAGGACGGGAATTCTGGTCAATCATCGGTTTGACTCACTCATCCAGGAGCGCCGGACGATAACAGAGCGCTCCCGGGACGCGAAATCAACGGAAGGTCGCCAAGGCCAGGGCGTTCGCCGCTCCGGCGACGACGGTGGACAGGTTCATCTGCAGGATGGCGTTGGCGGAGGGATAGACGATGTAGGCGAAGTCCGTGTTCCCCACCCTCGCCCGCACCACGGGTCCGGGCAGTCGGAAGAAGCGGAGCGCATCGTAGTTCACGAGGTCCACCGTGAGGAGGTACGGGAAGAAATGGGACGCGGTGGTCACCACGAAGCGCTGGTCCCGGCCCACGGGGCTCTGGCGCAGGTCGCGCGTGACCGTCAGGGACACGGCGGTGCCGGTGGCCTGCCCCGCGTAGCCCGGGGGGTGGAAGAAGAAGGTGTCGGCGCGGGAGTAGGTACTGCCCGTGCCCATGCGCTGGAGGTAGTTGCCCGCGGCATCGGTGAGCACGAGCGAGCGCTCGCCCCCGGCGCGGACCGCGAAGCGCGGGTAGTCCGCGCAGGCCGCCGGCAGGGCGCCCGCGGGTACCAGCAGCGCCGTGGGGGCCGCGGGCGCGCGTTGCACCTCCCCTACGAGCACGGACTCGGCACAGGCCGGCAGGGACGTGTCCTCGGGAAGCAGCACGATCAGATCTCCCGGCCGCACGCTCGGCCGCGCGACCCCG
This Cystobacter fuscus DSM 2262 DNA region includes the following protein-coding sequences:
- a CDS encoding peptidase MA family metallohydrolase; its protein translation is MRHLLLLLLLLLSPRVWAQEEIAGPRLEAGHAQGHVEPALVPTAPPKLVIGAVDTRRFHILYTARSQESSRQLASGIESIRDAFVNVLGRDWPGTTEVRVGMGREEFEALALPGGEPPGWAVALAYPAHRIILLNAQTLAGPEGQVTLRHELAHVALGQLAPRWPRWFQEGLAQHLTGENLSMTHYAALFSAVAQEKVFRFEHLAEEWPDLPTDVEIAYAQSAAFVAWLSAHYGPEGMGRLVDEVATGQPFEQAFGKAFHTSLWVEEQAWREGLAARYGWLPLTTSTSLLWLLIIVLGAAAYLRLRAIKEQRLVEMDAREAAEEAAMREALEAELAQQRAALVPPDLASAPAAPETLEIPEWYESAPGTERDEDEDTLPRPAKPTVH
- a CDS encoding FHA domain-containing protein; the encoded protein is MPTLVIRHPDGSESEQELSGELRVGRQEGTNDLTLAEGGVSRRHARFFEEDGTVMVEDVGSANGTFVDGQRITGATALTPTSEVVLGDYALRLKAPARPAGVRRSARPAGEAGAAPGGARPAPTRSIPAGKRPPSALAKRPASAVAPPPEDHADGEKEDEGGFVLKGLTGPWANQKYPLQGKLVVGRQAPATVLLDDDSVSRRHAEVELGPDGPVLRDLGSANGTLLNGERVAPQEPLDLQPGDVITFGMVEVVVERTGSAPARKGRASRTDAAGSEVAPAAASRKRLLVVAASVVGVLLVAGIIKSTTGGSEESVSGAVASRGEPAVDPTEQIQELLSQCRSYSSMEMGGEPDWGKAQTACSKVLNIDPINSEAVSLMKRITLEKDASEQFAQGNKALLRGKEEEALDLFKKIPKESTYFRRAKPKVQEAVLQVMKRSEDDCKRYVRDAQWSAAVPRCERYMGFACQKMSREELEPPIGFTLVLDSRRRLGRTEWRPKNKLYVDFLNARQKLDPNAEPWHCPVSDIFMDDDAAPNPRKVVEEAFKQRFPNKFMNEAMLDYWGGRGNEAVATLQRLRNNYEMAQYHADADRMIADVNNVDQLFKIGQGHLQSEDVEKAAEALQEALDVDKRLMDTLFESRPSFYRRNIQQDMAAKAITRGKYWDERGDGRRACRIWKLGFSFYQGNTDLNSDVTRCSTRALKAFKSAESCQDLDLVLEYAVPKDGMAEKVAEQKKQIGC
- the polA gene encoding DNA polymerase I, with the translated sequence MVPPPSNGAPRLVLIDASSFIFRAYHAIPPLTTRQGIPTNATLGFTRQVLKALRELEPSHVALAFDKESRAERQKIDPNYKANRKETPEDLSQQFPYIRRVVEGLALPILEVAGWEADDVIGTLAQRAVAEGFDVLVVTGDKDFVQIVSERVHLYDPQNERYTTPSEVKERLGIEPAQMRDYLALIGDAIDNVPKVPGIGPKSAVELLTQFGGVDALLSRLTEVKKPKMRAALEAHRDSLLLARDLVTFRTDLKLDVSISQLVRQPLREELLRPLFTELEFSALLKELPAREPTKLETQTEQVTTKEALEALAAAIRQAGRVTLFPAYEGLPLSATLVGLGVALPDGTTRYVPLHHEGLGVEQVKPADFKRALAGVLEDEGVKKGGHDLKALWLLLAREGIQLRGGEEDVELLSYLLDASRRDHTLEFLARERMQVDLPALPSTGGRKPRPLKEFSPGEVAVAYAVRADVARRLVPGLQEELEPLGLNRLAKELEVPLVPILARMEARGVKVDVATLRKISEKVGAECDAKVKEIHQLAGTEFNVGSNPQLAEVLYKKLELPVLKRGKTGPSTDQEVLEKLAEKHALPRAIIEYRSLSKLKSTYLDTLPELVTKDGRLHTTFHQAATATGRLSSSDPNLQNIPIRTELGMEIRRAFIADEGHQLVSADYSQIELRLLAHIAEDEVLLDAFARDEDIHSRTAAEVFGVPQKEVTKDQRRVAKMVNFGIAYGLSPYGLSTRLNIPEEEARDIIERYFTRYAGIKRYLDETVRVARERGYVETLFGRRRPMGDLSAKNRQVVQAAERAAINMPIQGTAADLMKKAMLEVDAALAREKLRTRMLLQVHDELLFEAPDDEVEAVKELSRRCMGAVMTLKVPLKVEVGAGNTWADAH
- a CDS encoding ATPase, T2SS/T4P/T4SS family — encoded protein: MFLITLEEKGGGTEQIEFEKNEITIGRLDGNDIRLAKGNVSKYHSKIIAKDGKFIVVDMKSTNGTFVNGKKIAGPQVVKPTDQISIGDYILNVEALEEEASQTRTAPPEEEYYDEEPVEEEEPYEEEAPAPEANARMPASLASALAKNRKRVDPRVEAYTRLQKEIHDRLIEYLDLRRMDMDRLGDDELWRRTEKAISDIIDQMEADGELPPEVDREELLTDVINEALGLGPLEAFLASDEISEIMVNHANQIYIERKGKLVLSEKTFSSNQAVLGVIERIVAPIGRRIDESSPLVDARLKDGSRVNAIIPPLALKGPCITIRKFKKDSLKIQDLIKFKTVTAQMAEFLEMCVKARKNIVISGGTGSGKTTTLNIISSFIPEDERIVTVEDAAELQLPQDHWVQLESRPPNLEGKGAITIRDLVKNCLRMRPDRIVVGECRAGETLDMLQAMNTGHDGSLTTLHANTPRDAIARLETMVLMSGMELPVKAIREQIASAVHLIVQQTRFSDGTRKICFITEIAGMEVDIVTLQDIFYYKQEGFTDEGKVRGRYVASGFVPKFYDDLQRKGIPVNMSIFRED
- a CDS encoding type II and III secretion system protein family protein, with translation MLGRFTQAAAIGVLLTVLLAASAQAQDSSLINLGIGAQKVLSIPGMTRISIGDPGVAEVKALGPGQVLVLGQGEGKTTLLVWKGNGQRVTYNIAVRKQDPNEVSSDIKKLLGEIEGVSIRIVGDRIFLDGQAYTSADAARIEEVAALYPNVKSFVKVAPNAKKLVAQNLTAAFQKAGLRNVQVNPQGSTIFLEGSVESQQEMQKAELLVKALGEKVENLLVVGIKKMIISEVQFVEIRRNSRDRYGIKYPTDIAGTVSATATINQSLFPGSFGSGAGMASLAAGAEFAVGFQGNDGYGRLLAQPKLVCASGEKAEFLAGGEVPIPLITQNQFSVEYKPYGVILNLRPTADSNGNIQTEIEAEASELDTSVAVSIGGSAAIPGFRTRKVKTNVTVRHGETIVLSGVFSHDEQKAVSKLPGLGHIPIIGEIFKNRAFDSTKRELVIFVTPRIVTPDSDKIHTLIEDVKSRYKQARSEVSFNIFD